The following coding sequences are from one Oryzisolibacter sp. LB2S window:
- the yajC gene encoding preprotein translocase subunit YajC has translation MFISSAFAQTAPAAAAEGGVMASLTGMLPLVLMFVVLYFIMIRPQMKRQKEHRAMIDALAKGDEVATAGGLLGKVAGLSEGYIQLEIASGVQVQMQRSAVTQVLPKGTVK, from the coding sequence GTGTTTATTTCTTCCGCCTTTGCCCAGACCGCACCCGCAGCCGCCGCCGAGGGGGGCGTGATGGCCTCGCTCACCGGCATGCTGCCGCTGGTGCTGATGTTCGTGGTGCTGTACTTCATCATGATCCGCCCCCAGATGAAGCGCCAGAAGGAGCACCGCGCCATGATCGACGCCCTGGCCAAGGGTGACGAGGTGGCCACGGCCGGCGGCCTGCTGGGCAAGGTGGCCGGCCTGTCGGAAGGCTATATCCAGCTGGAAATCGCCAGCGGCGTGCAGGTGCAGATGCAGCGCAGCGCCGTCACCCAGGTGCTGCCCAAGGGCACCGTGAAGTGA
- the secF gene encoding protein translocase subunit SecF, with protein MEFFRIKKDIPFMKYALVLNAISFITFILAVFFLVTRGLHLSVEFTGGTVMEVAYTQTADIGKVRDTVANLGYPDVVVQNFGTSRDVMIRLPVQKGVTSAQQSEQVLTALKAQDADVVLRRTEFVGPQVGEELVHGGLMALGMVVLGIVIYLAFRFEWKFGVAAIIANLHDVVIILGFFAFFQWEFSLSVLAGVLAVLGYSVNESVVIFDRIRETFRRFRKLSTHEVIDHAITSTMSRTIITHASTEAMVLSMFFFGGPSLHYFALALTIGILFGIYSSVFVAAAIAMWLGVKREDLVKASTRKEEDPNDPNSGAVV; from the coding sequence ATGGAATTCTTTCGAATAAAAAAAGACATCCCGTTCATGAAGTACGCGTTGGTGCTCAACGCGATTTCCTTCATCACCTTCATCCTGGCCGTGTTCTTCCTGGTCACGCGCGGCCTGCACCTGTCGGTGGAGTTCACGGGCGGCACCGTCATGGAGGTGGCCTACACCCAGACCGCCGACATCGGCAAGGTGCGCGACACCGTCGCCAACCTGGGCTACCCGGACGTGGTGGTGCAGAACTTCGGCACCTCGCGCGACGTCATGATCCGCCTGCCGGTGCAGAAGGGCGTGACCTCGGCGCAGCAAAGCGAGCAGGTGCTCACGGCCCTGAAGGCCCAGGACGCCGACGTGGTGCTGCGCCGCACCGAGTTCGTCGGCCCGCAGGTGGGCGAGGAGCTCGTGCATGGAGGCCTCATGGCGCTCGGCATGGTGGTGCTGGGCATCGTGATCTACCTGGCGTTTCGCTTCGAGTGGAAGTTCGGCGTCGCGGCCATCATCGCCAACCTGCACGACGTGGTCATCATCCTGGGCTTCTTCGCGTTCTTCCAGTGGGAGTTCTCGCTCTCGGTGCTCGCCGGCGTGCTGGCCGTGCTGGGCTACTCGGTCAACGAGTCGGTCGTGATCTTCGACCGTATCCGCGAGACCTTCCGGCGCTTTCGCAAGCTCAGCACGCACGAGGTGATAGACCACGCCATCACCTCGACCATGAGCCGCACCATCATCACCCACGCCTCGACCGAGGCCATGGTGCTGTCCATGTTCTTCTTTGGCGGCCCGAGCCTGCACTACTTCGCGCTGGCGCTGACCATCGGCATTCTGTTCGGCATCTACTCCTCGGTGTTCGTGGCCGCGGCCATCGCCATGTGGCTCGGTGTCAAGCGCGAGGATCTGGTCAAGGCCTCCACGCGCAAGGAAGAGGATCCCAACGACCCGAACTCCGGCGCCGTGGTCTGA
- a CDS encoding Lrp/AsnC family transcriptional regulator, protein MNSLDKYDLAILGELQRDARLTNAELAQRVGLSAAPCWRRVRALEESGFIRGYRAEIDRHKIGLGVLAFVRLDAERSTGDLTRAMEQAIAQIPEVVSCHYISGTGTFELQVVARDLESFSQFARSVLLNLPNVKDMHTSFSLGEVKAGGALPLAHLGRGSG, encoded by the coding sequence ATGAACAGCCTGGACAAATACGACCTCGCCATACTGGGCGAGCTGCAGCGCGATGCGCGTCTGACCAACGCCGAGCTGGCCCAGCGCGTGGGCCTGTCGGCAGCGCCCTGCTGGCGCCGCGTGCGCGCGCTCGAGGAGTCGGGCTTCATCCGCGGCTACCGCGCCGAGATCGACCGCCACAAGATCGGCCTGGGCGTGCTCGCCTTCGTGCGCCTGGACGCCGAGCGCAGCACGGGCGACCTCACGCGCGCCATGGAGCAGGCCATCGCGCAGATCCCCGAGGTCGTCTCCTGCCACTACATCAGCGGCACCGGCACCTTCGAGCTGCAGGTCGTCGCGCGCGATCTGGAGAGCTTTTCGCAGTTCGCGCGCAGCGTGCTCCTGAACCTGCCCAACGTGAAGGACATGCACACCAGCTTCTCGCTCGGCGAGGTCAAGGCCGGCGGCGCGCTGCCGCTCGCTCATCTGGGGCGCGGCAGCGGCTGA
- the secD gene encoding protein translocase subunit SecD encodes MNRYPVWKYAILVVVLLIGLLYTLPNFFGEAPAVQVSSAKTSVKVDEALKQRVEQVLQAAGVSADSVALDGHSVRARFDTPDNQLKAKDAIEKALIPDAADPGYIVALNLVSRSPDWLTAINARPMYLGLDLRGGVHFMLQVDMQAALTKKAESYAGDLRTSLREKNIRHGGISRDGQTVDIRVRDEATLTAARNLIADQFPDLATVATPDGTGFQLRATIKPEALRKVQEQALKQNMVTLHNRINELGVAEPVIQQQGLDRIVVQLPGVQDTAKAKDILGRTATLEVRMVDEGTEARAAEIGTGPVPFGDEKYLDRNGQAVIVKKQVILTGENLTDAQPGFDGQTQEPTVNLTLDAKGARIFKDVTRENIGKRMAIVLFEKGKGEVVTAPVIRSEIGGGRVQISGRMTTVEANDTALLLRAGSLAAPMEIIEEYTIGPSLGADNIDRGIHSVVWGMAAIAVFMCVYYMLFGVFSTVALGMNVLLLIAVLSMLQATLTLPGIAAMALALGVAIDSNVLINERIREELRAGVAPQAAIAAGYERAWATILDSNVTTLIAGLALLAFGTGPVRGFAVVHCIGILTSMFSAVFFSRGLVNLWYGRKKKLKSVAIGQVWKPEDASQLRSVAGRSSNE; translated from the coding sequence ATGAACCGTTACCCGGTCTGGAAGTACGCGATCCTCGTGGTCGTGCTGCTGATAGGGTTGTTGTACACCCTGCCCAATTTCTTCGGTGAGGCCCCTGCGGTGCAGGTGTCCTCGGCCAAGACCTCCGTGAAGGTCGACGAGGCGCTCAAGCAGCGCGTCGAGCAGGTGCTGCAGGCGGCCGGCGTGAGCGCCGACTCCGTGGCGCTCGACGGCCATTCGGTGCGCGCGCGCTTCGACACGCCGGACAACCAGCTCAAGGCCAAGGACGCGATCGAGAAGGCGCTGATCCCCGACGCCGCCGACCCGGGCTACATCGTGGCGCTCAACCTCGTGTCGCGCTCGCCCGACTGGCTCACGGCCATCAACGCCCGCCCCATGTACCTGGGTCTGGACCTGCGCGGCGGCGTGCACTTCATGCTGCAGGTGGACATGCAGGCCGCGCTCACGAAGAAGGCCGAGTCCTACGCGGGCGACCTGCGCACCTCGCTGCGCGAGAAGAACATCCGCCACGGCGGCATCAGCCGCGACGGCCAGACCGTGGACATCCGCGTGCGCGACGAGGCCACGCTGACGGCCGCGCGCAACCTGATCGCCGACCAGTTCCCGGACCTGGCCACCGTGGCCACGCCCGACGGCACGGGCTTTCAGCTGCGCGCCACCATCAAGCCCGAGGCCCTGCGCAAGGTGCAGGAGCAGGCGCTCAAGCAGAACATGGTCACGCTGCACAACCGCATCAACGAGCTCGGCGTGGCCGAGCCCGTGATCCAGCAGCAGGGGCTGGACCGCATCGTCGTGCAGCTGCCCGGCGTGCAGGACACGGCCAAGGCCAAGGACATCCTGGGCCGCACCGCCACGCTGGAGGTGCGCATGGTCGACGAGGGCACGGAGGCGCGCGCGGCCGAGATCGGCACCGGCCCCGTGCCGTTCGGCGACGAGAAATATCTGGACAGGAACGGCCAGGCCGTGATCGTCAAGAAGCAGGTCATCCTCACGGGCGAGAACCTCACCGACGCCCAGCCGGGCTTTGATGGCCAGACCCAGGAGCCCACCGTCAACCTGACGCTGGACGCCAAGGGCGCGCGCATCTTCAAGGACGTGACGCGCGAGAACATTGGCAAGCGCATGGCCATCGTGCTGTTCGAGAAGGGCAAGGGCGAGGTCGTCACCGCCCCCGTGATCAGGAGCGAGATCGGCGGCGGCCGCGTGCAGATCTCGGGCCGCATGACCACCGTGGAGGCCAACGACACGGCGCTGCTGCTGCGCGCGGGGTCGCTGGCCGCGCCCATGGAGATCATCGAGGAATACACCATAGGCCCGAGCCTGGGCGCCGACAACATCGACCGCGGCATCCATTCCGTGGTCTGGGGCATGGCGGCGATCGCCGTCTTCATGTGCGTGTACTACATGCTGTTCGGCGTGTTCTCCACCGTGGCCCTGGGCATGAACGTGCTGCTCTTGATCGCCGTGCTGTCCATGCTGCAGGCCACGCTGACCCTGCCCGGCATCGCCGCCATGGCGCTGGCGCTGGGCGTGGCCATCGACTCCAACGTGCTCATCAACGAGCGCATTCGCGAGGAGCTGCGCGCGGGCGTGGCGCCGCAGGCGGCGATTGCCGCGGGCTACGAGCGCGCCTGGGCCACCATCCTGGACTCCAACGTCACCACGCTGATCGCGGGCCTGGCGCTGCTGGCCTTCGGCACGGGCCCGGTGCGCGGCTTTGCCGTGGTGCACTGCATCGGCATTCTGACCAGCATGTTCTCGGCCGTGTTCTTCTCGCGCGGCCTGGTCAACCTCTGGTACGGCCGCAAGAAAAAGCTCAAGAGCGTGGCCATCGGCCAGGTCTGGAAGCCCGAGGACGCGTCGCAGCTGCGCTCCGTGGCCGGGCGCTCGAGCAACGAATAA
- a CDS encoding MFS transporter: MPSQPPPATPPETPPDSTRDSAATDAARLADEAEAAAAAELRRSAAQRSDGSALAPLSVPVFRMLWLTWVVANICTWMNDVAAAWLMTSLTSSPTLVALVQTASTLPVFLLGLPSGALADILDRRRYFMFTQFWVAAVAVLLCATVLLGGLNAYLLLALIFINGIGLAMRWPVFAAIVPELVERHQLPAALALNGVALNASRVVGPLVAGAIIASAGSAWVFVLNAVLSLLAGFTIMRWQRQSTPHPLGREPLFSAMRVGWQFVRESPRMRAVLWRITIFFLHSTALLALLPLLARELDGGGAGTFTVLLSAMGAGAVIAALFIPRLRELLPGDKLVLRGTVVHAIGMGLVAVAPSVYLAVPAMLLCGAAWVSTANALTVTAQLALPNWVRARGMSIFQMSIMGAMAIGAAFWGRVAGMSSVHASVGLAGATGVLAMLLVLRLVREHQGDEDLSPSRAFPAPRADTPPEAGRRLVTSIEYLIDPARAAEFRAVMQESRRARIRQGALSWELQHDIADPRRYVERIVDESWTEHLRRFDRLTASDAALRERKNAFHIGEAPPVVSRYVVEED, translated from the coding sequence ATGCCGTCACAGCCGCCACCCGCCACCCCCCCGGAAACTCCCCCGGACAGCACCCGGGACAGCGCCGCCACCGACGCCGCGCGCCTTGCCGACGAGGCCGAGGCCGCCGCCGCGGCCGAGCTCAGGCGCAGCGCCGCGCAGCGCTCGGACGGCTCGGCCCTCGCGCCGCTGTCGGTGCCGGTGTTTCGCATGCTCTGGCTGACCTGGGTGGTGGCCAACATCTGCACCTGGATGAACGACGTGGCCGCCGCCTGGCTCATGACCTCGCTGACCAGCTCGCCCACGCTGGTGGCGCTGGTGCAGACGGCGTCCACACTGCCGGTGTTCCTGCTCGGCCTGCCCAGCGGCGCGCTGGCCGACATCCTGGACCGGCGGCGCTACTTCATGTTTACCCAGTTCTGGGTGGCCGCCGTGGCCGTGCTGCTGTGCGCGACGGTGCTGCTCGGCGGCCTCAACGCCTATCTGCTGCTGGCGCTGATCTTCATCAACGGCATAGGCCTGGCCATGCGCTGGCCGGTGTTTGCGGCCATCGTGCCCGAGCTCGTCGAGCGCCATCAGCTGCCCGCGGCGCTTGCGCTCAACGGCGTGGCGCTCAACGCCTCGCGCGTCGTCGGGCCGCTCGTGGCCGGCGCCATCATCGCCAGCGCGGGCAGCGCCTGGGTGTTCGTGCTCAACGCCGTGCTGTCGCTGCTCGCGGGCTTCACCATCATGCGCTGGCAGCGCCAGTCCACGCCCCACCCGCTCGGGCGCGAGCCGCTGTTCAGCGCCATGCGCGTGGGCTGGCAGTTCGTGCGCGAGTCACCGCGCATGCGCGCCGTGCTCTGGCGCATCACCATCTTCTTCCTGCATTCCACGGCGCTGCTGGCGCTGCTGCCGCTTCTGGCGCGCGAGCTCGATGGCGGCGGCGCGGGCACCTTCACCGTGCTGCTGTCGGCCATGGGGGCGGGGGCGGTCATCGCGGCGCTGTTCATCCCGCGCCTGCGCGAGCTGCTGCCGGGCGACAAGCTGGTGCTGCGCGGCACCGTGGTCCATGCCATCGGCATGGGGCTGGTGGCCGTCGCGCCCTCGGTGTACCTGGCCGTGCCCGCCATGCTGCTGTGCGGCGCGGCCTGGGTCAGCACGGCCAATGCGCTCACCGTCACCGCCCAGCTGGCCCTGCCCAACTGGGTGCGCGCGCGCGGCATGTCCATCTTTCAGATGTCCATCATGGGCGCCATGGCCATCGGCGCGGCCTTCTGGGGGCGCGTGGCGGGCATGAGCAGCGTGCACGCCAGCGTGGGCCTGGCCGGCGCCACCGGCGTGCTGGCCATGCTGCTCGTGCTGCGCCTGGTGCGCGAGCACCAGGGCGACGAGGACCTGAGCCCCTCGCGCGCCTTCCCGGCGCCCCGGGCGGACACCCCGCCCGAGGCCGGGCGGCGCCTGGTCACCAGCATCGAATACCTCATCGACCCGGCACGCGCCGCGGAATTTCGCGCCGTGATGCAGGAAAGCCGCCGCGCGCGCATCCGCCAGGGCGCGCTCTCCTGGGAGCTGCAGCACGACATCGCCGACCCGCGCCGCTATGTGGAGC
- a CDS encoding indolepyruvate ferredoxin oxidoreductase family protein has protein sequence MNAPLPDDVRRALEAVTLDDKYTLDRGRAFMSGTQALVRLPMLQRQRDAVAGLNTAGFISGYRGSPLGGYDQALWAARRHLQDHHIVFQPGVNEELAATAVWGTQQLDIYPESRKYDGVFGIWYGKGPGVDRSGDVFKHANMAGTARHGGVIAVAGDDHIAKSSTAAHQSDHIFKACGLPVFFPSSVQDILDMGLHAFAMSRFSGLWSGMKTVQEVVESSASISVDPDRVQILLPEDFQMPPGGLHIRWPDAPLEQEARLMNYKWYAALAYVRANRLNYNVVATAQDRFGLIASGKAYNDMRQALVDLGLDDDHCRQLGIRVHKVNVVWPLEAGITRDFARGLQEILVVEEKRQVIEYQIKEQLYNWRADVRPDVLGKFDEVDGDHTGGEWGMPNPSENWLLRPQADLTPAIIAKAIAKRLKKLGVPADVAARMDERLAVIAARERGLAAKAQDTGERLPWFCSGCPHNTSTRVPEGSRAVAGIGCHYMANWMPDRATSTFTQMGGEGVTWVGQAPFSTTAHVFANLGDGTYFHSGLLAIRQSIAAGANITYKILYNDAVAMTGGQQVGERPEGHSVAQIAHSLRAEGVTRLVVVTDEPEKYQGRTHPANAARAGHAELLDDLPPGIEVFHRDALDRIQRELRGTPGCTALIYDQTCATEKRRRRKRGKLATPARTVLINELVCEGCGDCGEASNCLSVEPAETEFGRKRRINQNSCNKDFSCVNGFCPSFVTIEGGALKRPKKEKRGDLSALPPIPEPGLPALDAAWGIVVAGVGGTGVITIGSLLGMAAHLEGKGVVTQDAAGLAQKGGATWSHVQIARRPEDIHTTKVDLAKADLVIGCDAIVAANPATLAVMQPGRTFVALNTHGTPAAAFVHNPDWQFPSQGCEDAIAAAVGRELLGVFDAERAATALLGDSIYTNPLILGYAWQMGRVPLSHAALMRAMELNGVQVENNQAAFEWGRRCAHDLAAVQALYRTAQVIEFVKKPGLAEIVARREEFLTGYQSAAYAAEYRAFVDKVRAAEENLGRGLRLTEAVARYLFKLMAYKDEYEVARLHTDAAFTQQIADMFEGDYRIVHHLAPPTLAAKNDMGEPVKKAYGPWMRRAMGWLARCKGLRGTALDPFGRTEERRTERALIQEYRVCIDELLAGLTAERLALALEIARIPEEIRGYGHVKARHLQAARARWAALMQRWRAPAAAARQTA, from the coding sequence ATGAACGCCCCCCTGCCCGACGATGTGCGCCGCGCGCTCGAAGCGGTGACGCTGGACGACAAGTACACCCTGGACCGGGGCCGCGCCTTCATGAGCGGCACGCAGGCGCTGGTGCGCCTGCCCATGCTGCAGCGCCAGCGCGACGCGGTGGCGGGCCTGAACACCGCGGGCTTCATCAGCGGCTACCGCGGATCGCCGCTGGGCGGCTACGACCAGGCGCTGTGGGCCGCGCGCAGGCATCTGCAGGACCACCACATCGTCTTTCAGCCCGGCGTGAACGAGGAGCTGGCCGCCACCGCCGTCTGGGGCACGCAGCAGCTCGACATCTACCCCGAAAGCCGCAAGTACGACGGCGTGTTCGGCATCTGGTATGGCAAGGGCCCGGGCGTGGACCGCAGCGGCGACGTGTTCAAGCACGCCAACATGGCGGGCACGGCGCGCCACGGCGGCGTGATCGCCGTGGCCGGCGACGACCATATCGCCAAGAGCAGCACGGCCGCGCACCAGAGCGACCATATCTTCAAGGCCTGCGGCCTGCCGGTGTTCTTCCCCTCGAGCGTGCAGGACATCCTGGACATGGGCCTGCACGCGTTTGCCATGAGCCGCTTCTCGGGTCTGTGGTCGGGCATGAAGACGGTGCAGGAGGTGGTGGAGTCATCGGCCAGCATCTCGGTGGACCCGGATCGCGTGCAGATCCTGCTGCCCGAGGACTTCCAGATGCCGCCGGGCGGCCTGCACATCCGCTGGCCCGACGCGCCGCTGGAGCAGGAGGCGCGCCTCATGAACTACAAGTGGTATGCGGCCCTGGCCTATGTGCGCGCCAACCGGCTCAACTACAACGTGGTGGCCACGGCGCAGGACCGCTTCGGCCTGATCGCGAGCGGCAAGGCCTACAACGACATGCGCCAGGCGCTCGTGGACCTGGGCCTCGATGACGACCATTGCCGGCAGCTGGGCATACGCGTGCACAAGGTCAACGTGGTCTGGCCGCTCGAGGCCGGCATCACGCGCGACTTCGCGCGCGGGCTGCAGGAGATTCTGGTGGTCGAGGAAAAGCGCCAGGTCATCGAATACCAGATCAAGGAGCAGCTCTACAACTGGCGCGCCGACGTGCGCCCCGACGTGCTGGGCAAGTTCGACGAGGTCGATGGCGACCACACGGGCGGCGAATGGGGCATGCCGAACCCGAGCGAGAACTGGCTGCTGCGCCCCCAGGCCGACCTGACGCCGGCCATCATCGCCAAGGCGATTGCCAAGCGCCTCAAGAAGCTGGGCGTGCCCGCGGACGTGGCCGCGCGCATGGACGAGCGCCTGGCCGTGATCGCGGCGCGCGAGCGGGGCCTGGCGGCCAAGGCGCAGGACACGGGCGAGCGCCTGCCCTGGTTCTGCAGCGGCTGCCCGCACAACACCAGCACGCGCGTGCCCGAGGGCTCGCGCGCCGTGGCCGGCATTGGCTGCCACTACATGGCCAACTGGATGCCCGATCGCGCCACCAGCACCTTCACCCAGATGGGCGGCGAGGGCGTGACCTGGGTGGGCCAGGCGCCGTTTTCCACCACCGCCCATGTGTTCGCCAACCTGGGCGACGGCACCTACTTCCACAGCGGCCTGCTGGCGATTCGCCAGAGCATCGCCGCGGGCGCCAACATCACCTACAAGATCCTCTACAACGACGCCGTGGCCATGACCGGCGGCCAGCAGGTGGGCGAGCGCCCCGAGGGCCATTCGGTGGCGCAGATCGCCCACAGCCTGCGCGCCGAGGGCGTGACGCGACTCGTGGTGGTGACGGACGAGCCCGAGAAGTACCAGGGCCGCACCCACCCGGCCAACGCCGCGCGCGCCGGCCATGCCGAGCTGCTCGACGACCTGCCGCCGGGCATAGAGGTGTTCCACCGCGACGCGCTCGACCGCATCCAGCGCGAGCTGCGGGGCACACCGGGCTGCACGGCCCTGATCTACGACCAGACCTGCGCCACCGAGAAGCGCCGGCGCAGAAAGCGCGGCAAGCTGGCCACGCCGGCCAGGACCGTGCTCATCAACGAGCTGGTCTGCGAGGGCTGCGGCGACTGCGGCGAGGCGTCCAACTGCCTGTCGGTGGAGCCGGCGGAGACGGAGTTCGGCAGAAAGCGCCGCATCAACCAGAACAGCTGCAACAAGGACTTTTCCTGTGTGAACGGCTTCTGCCCGAGCTTCGTCACCATCGAGGGCGGCGCGCTCAAGCGGCCGAAGAAGGAGAAAAGGGGCGACCTCTCCGCCCTGCCCCCCATCCCCGAGCCGGGCCTGCCCGCGCTCGATGCGGCCTGGGGCATCGTCGTCGCGGGCGTGGGCGGCACGGGGGTGATCACCATAGGATCGCTGCTGGGCATGGCCGCGCACCTCGAGGGCAAGGGCGTGGTCACGCAGGACGCGGCGGGCCTGGCGCAAAAGGGCGGCGCAACCTGGAGCCATGTGCAGATCGCGCGCCGCCCCGAGGACATCCACACCACCAAGGTGGACCTGGCCAAGGCCGACCTGGTGATTGGCTGCGACGCCATCGTCGCCGCCAACCCGGCCACGCTGGCCGTGATGCAGCCGGGCCGCACCTTTGTGGCGCTCAACACCCACGGCACGCCGGCCGCGGCCTTTGTGCACAACCCCGACTGGCAGTTCCCCTCCCAGGGCTGCGAGGACGCCATCGCCGCCGCCGTGGGACGCGAGCTGCTCGGCGTGTTCGACGCCGAGCGCGCCGCCACCGCGCTGCTGGGCGACAGCATCTACACCAACCCGCTGATCCTGGGCTACGCCTGGCAGATGGGGCGCGTGCCGCTGTCGCACGCCGCGCTCATGCGCGCCATGGAGTTGAACGGCGTGCAGGTCGAAAACAACCAGGCCGCGTTCGAATGGGGCCGGCGCTGCGCCCATGACCTGGCCGCGGTGCAGGCGCTGTACCGGACGGCGCAGGTCATCGAGTTCGTGAAGAAGCCCGGCCTGGCCGAGATCGTGGCCCGGCGCGAGGAGTTTCTCACCGGCTACCAGAGCGCCGCCTATGCGGCCGAGTACCGCGCCTTCGTCGACAAGGTGCGCGCCGCCGAGGAGAACCTGGGCCGGGGCCTGCGCCTGACCGAGGCCGTGGCGCGCTACCTGTTCAAGCTCATGGCCTACAAGGACGAGTACGAGGTCGCGCGCCTGCACACCGATGCGGCCTTCACGCAGCAGATCGCCGACATGTTCGAGGGCGACTACAGAATCGTCCACCACCTGGCCCCGCCCACGCTGGCCGCGAAGAACGACATGGGCGAGCCGGTGAAGAAGGCCTATGGCCCCTGGATGCGCCGGGCCATGGGGTGGCTGGCCCGATGCAAGGGCCTGCGCGGCACGGCGCTCGACCCGTTTGGCCGCACCGAGGAGCGGCGCACCGAGCGCGCGCTGATCCAGGAATACCGCGTCTGCATCGACGAGCTGCTCGCGGGCCTGACGGCCGAGCGCCTGGCCCTGGCGCTGGAGATCGCGCGCATCCCCGAGGAGATACGCGGCTACGGCCATGTCAAGGCGCGCCACCTGCAGGCGGCGCGCGCCCGGTGGGCCGCGCTCATGCAGCGCTGGCGCGCCCCCGCGGCCGCCGCGCGCCAGACGGCCTGA